The following coding sequences are from one Arcobacter nitrofigilis DSM 7299 window:
- a CDS encoding alanine/glycine:cation symporter family protein, producing MLAEINTFLNDLIWGSILIYVLPILGIFFTVSSRFVQFRYFFKMFHILRETAHDKDGHISSFQALMLSVAGRVGGGNIAGVAVAITLGGAGSVFWMWVIGLVGMATSFFECSLAQLYKEKDGLDSGVYRGGPAYYATKALGQRWLGVIISVLLMITFGFAFNATQSFIISTSFEATFDIPTWISGIVLTIVFGLTIFGGVKRIARMSEVIVPVMAGSYLLIALVVIILNIGEIPGLINMIVTEAFNPSSAIGGGIGAVILQGAKRGMFSNEAGLGSAPNVAAVAYVGHPVQQGIVQSFSVFIDTIILCSCTAFIILLSGVYTPGAQGVQGVLLTQNALIEQVGPLGGYFVTIALFLFGFSSMIYNYYLAENSLNFFSKGNKTAFNIFKVICIALIIWGSFQDLGSIFSFADLSMGLLAVINMTVIALLYKPVLQLIKGYERQVKEGKVPVLRYNDYNEFKIDKAIWKEIVDNINDKKS from the coding sequence ATGTTAGCAGAAATAAATACATTCCTAAATGACCTTATTTGGGGATCGATTTTAATTTACGTACTACCTATTCTTGGTATCTTTTTCACAGTAAGTTCTAGATTCGTACAATTTAGATACTTCTTTAAGATGTTTCACATTTTAAGAGAAACAGCTCATGATAAAGATGGACATATTAGTTCATTTCAAGCCTTAATGCTAAGTGTTGCTGGTCGTGTTGGTGGTGGAAACATCGCTGGAGTTGCAGTTGCAATTACACTTGGTGGAGCTGGTTCTGTATTTTGGATGTGGGTTATTGGACTTGTAGGAATGGCAACAAGTTTTTTTGAGTGTTCATTAGCACAACTTTACAAAGAAAAAGATGGCTTAGATTCTGGAGTATATAGAGGTGGACCTGCTTATTATGCTACAAAAGCTTTAGGCCAAAGATGGTTAGGTGTTATCATTTCTGTTTTATTAATGATTACATTTGGTTTTGCATTTAATGCAACTCAATCATTTATTATCTCAACTTCTTTTGAAGCAACATTTGATATTCCTACTTGGATTTCAGGAATTGTTTTAACAATTGTTTTTGGACTTACAATTTTTGGTGGAGTAAAAAGAATTGCTAGAATGTCAGAAGTAATTGTTCCTGTTATGGCAGGAAGTTATTTACTTATCGCTTTAGTAGTTATTATTTTAAATATAGGTGAAATACCAGGTTTAATCAATATGATTGTAACAGAAGCATTTAATCCAAGCTCTGCAATTGGTGGTGGTATTGGTGCTGTTATTTTACAAGGTGCAAAAAGAGGAATGTTTTCAAATGAAGCTGGTCTAGGTTCAGCTCCAAATGTTGCTGCAGTTGCTTATGTGGGACATCCAGTTCAACAAGGTATTGTGCAATCATTTTCTGTATTTATTGATACAATTATTTTATGTTCTTGTACAGCATTTATTATTCTTTTATCAGGTGTATATACTCCAGGTGCACAAGGTGTTCAAGGTGTATTATTAACTCAAAATGCATTAATCGAACAAGTAGGACCATTAGGTGGTTACTTTGTTACAATTGCTTTATTCTTATTTGGATTTTCTTCAATGATTTATAACTATTATTTAGCTGAAAATAGTTTAAACTTCTTTAGCAAAGGAAATAAAACTGCTTTTAATATCTTTAAAGTTATTTGTATAGCTTTAATTATTTGGGGATCATTTCAAGATTTAGGTTCAATTTTCTCATTTGCTGATTTATCAATGGGATTATTAGCAGTTATCAATATGACTGTAATTGCATTATTATATAAACCTGTTTTACAATTAATCAAAGGTTATGAAAGACAAGTAAAAGAAGGAAAAGTTCCTGTTCTTAGATATAATGATTACAATGAATTTAAAATCGATAAAGCTATTTGGAAAGAGATTGTTGATAATATTAACGATAAAAAATCATAA